The Ralstonia sp. RRA genomic interval CTGGCTGGCAGACAGGTACAGGTGGCCGACCGCGCTGTCGAAGTACAGGCTGTCGCCGGGTGACAGGTGAAAGACCTCGCCGGTCTCGAAGTGCAGTTCGATCGCGCCGCCAAGCACGAAGACGAATTCCTCGCCGGAATGCTGGATGTAGTCTGGAAAGTCGTCAGGACGTCAGCGCATGCATGCAGGCATGTGCCACAGCCAGCCCATATGTCCTTCCCACATAGTGGCCCCAATCATTTGCATGCGTCCTGAGGAACCAAGCTCCTTACACTCGCTGCAAATTCGATCAAAGCCGATACGTATCCACGCCGCCCGCCGCGGTGCCTCCTCCACCTTGAGCCTTGTGCTAGCCGGGCAAACCAATGCGACACCGGAGCCCGCCAGCGTCAACATCCTCATCTGCAATGACATGGCAGCTAGCGGCGGGTCATACCTGACGTGCTGGCGAGCCGCTCCCTGCGCAAGTAAGGCAAGCGCGCTACCATCGGCGTTCTTTTCCCCCTCACTCTCCCGACTCCACCATGTCCGACATCCAGCGCCTCCACACCAACGCCCGCATGAGCCAGATCGTCATCGCCAATGGCGTCGTGCATCTGGCAGGCCAAGTGCCCGACGCCGCGTTCGACTTCAAGTCCATCACCGAGCAGACCAACAACATCCTCGGCCGCATCGATGCACTGCTGGCAGAAGCTGGCGTCGACAAGACGCGCCTGATCTCCGCCAACATCTGGCTGACCGACGCCAAGCACTTTGCCGAGCTGAACGCCGCGTGGGAAGCCTGGGTACCGGCCGGCCATGCGCCCACGCGCGCCTGCGTGCAGTCGGGCCTAATGCGTCCAGGTATTGACGTGGAGATCGCCGTCACGGCGCTGGCCAAGGGCTGAAGGCAGATCACGCATGCGCTTTGACACCATCGTGCTGGGTGCCGGCATCGTCGGCGTATCGGTGGCGGTGCACCTGCAGCAGCGCGGGCGCGCCGTCGCCCTGGTTGACCGCCGGGCACCGGGCTTTGAGACGTCGTTCGGCAACGCCGGGCTGATCCAGCGCGAGGGCGTCTATCCGTATGCCTTCCCGCGCGATCTGGCGACGCTGCTGCGCTACGCGGGCAACAGGTCGGCGGACGTGCACTACCACCCCGGTGATCTGCCCCGGCTGCTACCGTTTCTGTGGCAGTACTGGCGCAATTCCCACCCGGCGCGGCATGCGGCCATTGCGCGCGCCTATGCGCCGCTCATTGCGCACAGCGTGAGCGAGCACCGCACGCTGGCGGAAGCGGCCGGCGCCACGCACCTGATCCGCCCGAGCGGCTGGATCAAGGTCTTCCGCAACGCCGCCACGCAGGACAAGGAAACGCGCAACGTCGAGCGCTGGCAACGCGAATACGGCGTCGCCTTCGAAGCGCTGGACCCTGCACGCCTGCGCACCGTCGAGCCCCATCTGGACACATCGCTGCTGGGCGGCTTGCGCTACACAGAAGCCGATTCCGTGAGCGACCCCAACGCGCTGGTGACGGCGTATGCGAACTATTTCGAGCAGATCGGTGGCCAGTTGTTTGAAGGCGATGCGAATTCGCTCACGAGCAACGCACCGTGGCTGGTGCGCAGCAAGGAAGGCGAGCTGCGCGCCGACAACGTCGTCATCGCCATGGGCCCGTGGGCGGACGTGGTCACCTCGCGCCTGGGCTACAGCCTGCCACTGGCCGTCAAGCGCGGTTACCACATGCATTACGCACCGGCGGACGGTGCGCAGTTGAACCACCCGGTGCTGGATGCCGATGGCGGCTACGTGCTGGCCCCAATGGCACGCGGCATCCGCCTGACCACCGGGGCTGAACTCGCGCACCGTGATGCGCCGAAGACGCCCGTGCAGCTGGAAGCCGTGGAACCCGTCGCGCGCAAGCTCTTTCCGCTGGCCGAGCGCGTGGATGCGGAACCATGGATGGGCGCCCGCCCCTGCACGCCCGACATGCTGCCGATCATCGGGCAGGCGCCACACCACCCAAGCATGTGGTTCGCGTTTGGCCATGCACACCACGGCCTGACGTTGGGCCCGATCACCGGGCGATTAATTGCGGAAATGATGACGGGCGAAGCACCGACTGTGGATGTTCGCCCGTTCCGGGCAGAACGCTTCTGGGATTCGGTGCGCTAGTCAGACAAGCCCCCTAAAACTCCATATCCAACTCATCAATATCTTCCTTCTCGGCCTTTGCCCCGGCAATCCATTCGGCAACGTGCGGGTGTGCGAGCACACGCATGCAGTACTCGGCGATCTCCGGATCGAGCTTGACGTCGTAGGTCAGGAATCGCATAACGACGGGCGCATACATCGCGTCGGCCATGCTGATCTCGCCAAACAACCAGGGGCCGCCGTACTGGGCTAGGCATTCGCGCCAGATCAGCGTGATCCGCTCGATGTCGTGCTGCGCGCGGGACCAGATGCGGAAGCCCGGAAAATGTGCGCGCAAGTTCATCGGCAGTGCGGAGCGCAGTGCGCTGAAGCCCGAATGCATCTCGCCGCAGATCGCGCGGCAGTGTGCGCGGGCATGTCGATCGGCGGGCAGCAGTTTGGCCTGGGGCGAGAGTTCGTTGAGATATTCGGCAATCGCCAGCACGTCCCACACCTTGCGACCCTCGTGCGTGAGGCACGGCACCAGAATCGACGGCGACAGCAGCAGCAATTCCGCACGCGATGAGGCGTCGATCGGCACGCTCACCGTCTCGAACGGCAGGCCGCTCAATTTGGCGAGCAGCCAGCCGCGCATCGACCACGACGAATAATTGCGGCTGCTGATCGTGAGCGTGGTCAGGTTGGCGGATTTCATCTCAGTCCTCCAGGTTGTTCCATTTTCCATCCCGTTTTCCAATCGGGTGCATAGCCCGGCGCCAGGCACCTTGCCGGTGCGCTGTCTGCACCCGTGCGCCCCAAGAGCACAGGCCACGCCGCGCCCCGCATGGACGCCGCGCAAAGCCTGTGCCAGTCATCACCAACGTGCATGCGGTTTCCCGCCCACCAGCACCTGAGCTGGCACACGTATTGCCTGCTTCGCTTGACCTGCCTTACGTGCACTCACGGGCATTCACGTGCCCTGCGACGCAATCGCCATGAACCTGCTCGCGTATCCCCTCTACCAGTGGCTCTCCGAATGCCTGCGGCCCACGCGGGCATGGGCCTCGTTCTCGCGGCTGGCGATGGCGCACTGGCCACCCTCGACCGAACACCCGACTGGCCGCGCGATCGATGCCTGGCTCGAACTGCTGGAATGCAGCGCGATCACGCACCGCCGCCCGTCGTTCGGCATCGACAGCGTTGAGGTCGACGGCCAGGCCGTGCCGGTGGTGGAAGACACCGCCATGCAGACGCCATTCGGCTCCCTCGTGCATTTCCGCAAGGCCACCGCCACGCGGCAACCGCGTGTGCTGGTTGCCGCGCCTTTGTCCGGGCACTTCGCCACGCTGCTGCGCGGCACGCTGCGCACGATGCTGGCCGATCACGACGTGTACGTAACGGACTGGCATAACGCGCGCGACATTCCCGTTTCCGCCGGGCGCTTCGGCTTTGATGAATACGTCGGCCACCTGATCGACTTCATCCGCCACATCGGCCCGGACGCACACGTGCTGGCCATCTGCCAGCCGACGGTGGCCGCGCTGTCGGCGGTCTCGCTCATGGCCGCCGACAACGACCCGGCGCGGCCGGCAAGCCTCACGCTCATGGCCGGTCCCATCGATTGCCGCGTGGGCCCGACCGCGGTGAACGACTTGGCCAACAGCAAGCCGATCGAATGGTTCGAGAAGAACCTGATCGGCGTCGTGCCGCCCGGCTTTGTGGGTGAGCAGCGCCGCGTGTATCCGGGCTTCGTGCAGTTGAGCGCGTTCATGTCGATGAATTCGGATCGCCACGTGCAGTCGTTTGAAGAGCTGTACTACCAGCGCGCCAAGGGCGACCCTACCAAGGCAAACACGATCCGCGCCTTCTACGACGAGTACCTCGCCACGTGCGACCTCACCGCCGAGTTCTATCTGGAAACGGTCGAGAAGGTGTTTCAGCAATACGCACTGCCGCGCGGCGAGTTGATGGTCAGTGGCCGGCTGGTTGAGCCGGCAGCAATCCATCGCACCGCGCTGCTGACGGTCGAGGGCGAGAAGGACGACATCTGCGCGGTCGGGCAAACGGTGGCTGCGCAAGACCTGTGTTCAGGGCTGCCGCCGTATCTGAAGACCCACCATGTGCAGGCCGGTGTGGGGCACTACGGCGTGTTCAACGGCAGCAAATGGGAAAAGCAGATCTACCCGATTGTGCGCGCCACCATCCACGACAACGAGCCCTTCGACAGCAGCACCACCGCCGGCGACGCAGACAACGCCCACCGCGTCACGCTGTGGGCGCTGCTCAACGCACAAGCGTCGAGCCAAGCTATTACGCGCGGGCGCTCACGCAAGATGGCGGTCGTGCACTGACCCCAAGGTCCGTGTCAGCGAGGCGTAATTTGGACGGGCGAGTATCGAGCCACGAGCGGGTCATGCTCCATCGATGTTGATCGATTCACGGAGGGTTGCGATGAACACGCACACCACGGAGTCCCTACGCGCTTCCAGCCTGTTGCATCCGGCCGGCAACCCCATCCGCCTCAATACGGGCGACTTCGTTGCCATCGATCGCCGCCAGGATGCCAAGTACGAGGCGACCTATCGCCCGCAGGCGCTGTACAGCCGCGCCGACGAAGGCTTTGCCGCCAACAACGAAGCCTTTCTGCTGCATGAGGTCGCCACCAACCGGCCGATCTACCTGGAAGACACGGGCCCGACCGATTTCCACATGCATCTGCCGCCGGGCGCCTTTCAGTTCGTGCTGGTCACATCGGGCGTGTTTACGTTCGACTACGATGGCCGGCTGCATTACGTCGGCCCCGGCTCGGTGATCCTGCAAAGCGCGATCGTGCATCGGCAGCTTTTCTACACGTGGTCGGGACTGTCCACGGAAGACAACTTGAGCACGCCGCAAACCGTGGTGCCCGACGCACTTTCCATGGGGTGCTCGGGCAAGTTTCTCGAAGCGTTTATCACCGATCCGACCTCGTTTCCCAACCCGACGATTGTGCCGTCGGCACTGATCAACGAAGCCGAAACACCGCGCATCGCCTGGAGCCATCCGGTGCATGATCGGCCGGCAGGTGCGGGCTTCTGGGTGCAAGACCCGCTGGAGTTGAATGCGCTCTACAGGCCGTTGGCCGGCGATTCCATCCGATCGCCCGAACCGGTGTACGTGCGTGATACCGGCATCGAAGCGCCTAGCGGCCAGCTCGTGACCGGCCACCTCATCGCCACCGACCCGCACGGTGAGTCGAGCCTGCCCAAGAGCCAGGCGGGTGCGGTCGACGCGGCCTCGTTCTCGAAGGGCGAGGTGGTCATCTACCGGGTCATTCGCGGCACGGCCACATTCAAGGACGGTGCGGGCAAGGTATTTGAACTGACCGCCGGCGACGTGGTGACGGCGGGTCAGCATTCGGTCGCGCTTGTCGGCATGGGCGAAGACACGCAGATTCTCCGGCTCGGCCTGCTGAAGAACATCGAACAGCTGCGGAGCTGGACGCGCGCGCAATGCGAAGAGATCGACGGTTTGGCGGGCCGTATCATCACCCGAACCGAGACGCGCCCGCAGCGGACCGAGGGTAAGCCGGTCGGGTATCTCTACGAAGCAGTCGCCGCATCCAACGGAAACACCGGCCGCTTGAGCGCGGCAAACGGAAAGCGGCTGTAGTCCGAACTCGTCACACCGCCGCCATCGCACTCGACCACGGCCTTGGCAATCGGCACGAACACGGGCCGGCAATACATGCGCGACTTCAGCAGCACGAAGCGCGCGGCATGCGGGTCCACGCCGATGTGCGTGAAGATGCCGAGGTCCCAATGTTCCTGCGGCGTCTCGGTCACGATGACCTGCGCCGCGCCGATGTCGAACAGCGCCGTGCGCCCCATGCGGATGCGCTGGCCCGTGTAGGTGGGCCCGGTGATGGTGTATTCGCCGTCGCTGATGGCAGCAACCTTGCCCGTCAACGCCCGTGATACCGGGTACACGCCCAGCTGCGTGAGCGGCACCTTGTCGCCCACGGGCAGCGTAACGGTGGCGCCAACCCCTGCCTCGATCATCGCGGCGACTGCTTCTGGATCACACACGGGCCCGACGGCGATGCCGCTCAAACCCTGCTTCAACGCTTCGTGCAGGACGTGCATGTCGTCGCACGTGCCGCCGGACATGCAGTTGTCGCCGTGGTCGAGCAGCAGCACAGGGCCGTTGCCGGGGCCATCCGCCAAGTCGGCAGCGCGTGCGATCGATTCGGCCAGCGGTTCCGAGCGGTAGACGAAGCCTTCGCGGTCCGCCCAGATGGCGTCCGCAATGCGCTGGGCTGCGGCGTCGGCAGCCTGTGCATCGCCGTTACCGACCACCACGACGGAGGGGCATGGCGCGGCGATGTCCGCCAACCCGAAGCCCGCGAGGATCGACACGGCCAGCATGCCGTCCTTCTCCGCCTGCTTGGCGAGCGCCACGGCACGATGCATCGCCCCTTCATCGGTCCGGCTGCGCAGCGTGTGCGTGACCATCGGCAGGCAGCGCCACGCGAGCACCGGGTTCGCGCGACCGGCCAGCTTGTCGAACAGCAGGCGGCCGGCATGCTCACCGGTCTCATACATGTCGACGTGCGGATAGGTCTTGAAGCTGACGGCAATGTCCGCCAGCTCGATGAACTTCTGCGTGAGGTTGCCGTGCAGATCCAGCGCGACGGTGATCGGCACATCGGGCACCACCGCGCGCAAACGTTCGAGCAAGTCGCCTTCACCGTCGTCGCTGTTCTCGGCGACCATCGCCCCGTGCAGGTCGAGCATCAGCGCATCGCACCCGGGCGCGGCCGCGACGATGGCATCGCACAGTGCGGTGTATACCTCTGCGGCGACGCGCCCGCTCGGGTTGGCCCCGGCGATGACGGGCACGACGATCTCCGCGCCCGCCGCTTCCGCCAAATCGATAAACGCACCGGCCGCCGTGCGCGTGCCCTTGGCGGCGCGGTAGGCGTCGGCACCATAGCGCGGATGGAACGATGCCAGCGGCGTCGGCACCGGCGAGAATGTGTTGGTCTCGTGATTGAAGCGGGCGATCAGGATGCGCATGGGCGTGTATCGGTTATATGGGGCCAGCGGCTTGCAGCATGGCATGCAGCAGCACGTTGCAACCGGCTTCCAGGTGTTCGGGCCGGGCGTCTTCGATCTCGTTGTGGCTGATGCCGTCCTTGCACGGCACGAAGATCATGGCGGTGGGCGCCACACGGGCGAGGTAGACCGCGTCGTGGCCCGCACCGCTGATCACGTCCATCTCCGACAAGCCGAGCTGCCGCGCGCCGTTGCGCACCGCGTTGACCAGCGTCGCGTCAAACGGTTGCGGCGGGAAGTAGACGACCTGGCGCAGTGCGATCTGAATGCCGCTGCGTGTGCGCAGCTCGGCCACGGCGGCTTGCAGCGCGGCGTCCATGTCGGACAGCACGGCGTCATCCGCCGCACGCAGGTCGACTGTCATGGACACGCTGCCGGGAATCACGTTGCGCGAATCGGGGTGCACGCTCAGGCAGCCGACGGTGGCACGCGCATGCGGCGGACGCTCCAGTGCGATGCGGTTGGCAATGCCGACCAGTTCTGCGGCAGGCAACAACGCATCGCGGCGCAACTCCATCGGTGTCGGCCCGGCGTGCGCCTCCATGCCGGTGAAGACCACGTCGTACCAGCGCTGCCCGAGCGCGCCCGTCACCACGCCGATCGTCGTGGCGTGGGCTTCCAGCACGGGCCCTTGCTCGATATGCGCTTCGAAATACGCGCCCACCTGCCGGCCGCCCACCGTCTCGGTGCCTGCATAGCCAATGCTGCGCAGCGCCTCGCCCACGGCCACGCCGTCGCGGTCCTGCGCGGCCAGCACGGCGTCCAGCGCGAACTCGCCGATGAACGCGCCGGAGCCCATCATCACCGGCACGAAGCGCGAGCCCTCTTCGTTGGTCCACACGGCCACCTCGATAGGCGCTTCGGTTTCGATGCCGACATCGTTGAGCGTGCGCACCACCTCGATGCCCGCGAACACGCCGTAGTTGCCGTCGAACTTGCCGCCGGTGGGCTGCGTGTCGATATGGCTGCCGGTCATCACGGGCGGCAGCGCGTTGTTGCGCCCCGGGCGGCGCGCGAAGACGTTGCCGATGGCGTCCACGCGCACGGTGCAGCCGGCCGCCTCGGCCTGCGCGACGAAGAAATCGCGGCCCTGGCGGTCGAGGTCGGTGAGCGCCAGGCGGCGCACGCCACCTTTGGGCGTGGCGCCAATGCTGGCCTGCTGCATGAGCGTGCTCCACAGGCGCGCGCCGTTGATACGCAAAGTAGTGTCGAGATGGGTAGTCGTCATGATGGTGTGCGGTTCAAGCGGCAAGCCCGACGCCGAGGTAGCGGTCCTTGATGGCGTCGTCGGCGCGGAAATCGTCATTGCTGCCGGTGTAGACCACGCGGCCCTGCTCGATGATCACGTGGCGGTCGGCCAGTTGTGTGCAGACCTCCAGGTTCTGCTCGACCAGCAGGATGGACACGCCCGCCTGCTTGATCACCTTCAACTGCGCGACGATCTCTTCCACGATGACGGGCGCCAGGCCCTCGACCGGCTCGTCGAGCATCAGCAGGCGCGGGTGGTTCATCAGCGCGCGGCCGATGGCCAGCATCTGCTGCTCACCGCCCGAGAGGTTCGCGCCACCGTTGCGGCGCCGCTCGTGCAGGCGCGGGAAGATGCGGTAGATGTCGGCCAGTTGCCACGGCGAATCGCGCCGCGCGCCGAGCTTCAGGTTTTCTTCCACCGTCAGCAGCTTGAAGATGCCGCGGTGCTCCGGCACCAGGCACAGCCCCTGCGCGGCAATGCGATGCGCGGGCTGCCCGGCGATGTCCTTGCCGCGAAAGCGCACATGCCCACGCGGTGCAACCACCCCAGCAATCGCCTTGAGCGTGGTCGATTTGCCCGCGCCGTTGCGGCCGAGCAGCGTCACCAGTTCGCCCTCGCCTACCGTGAGCGCCACGCCCTGCAGCACGTGGCTCTTGCCGTAGTAGCCGTGGAGGTCTTCTACGTCGAGGATCGTCGTCACTTCTTGCCTCCCGTGATCATGTTGCCGAGGTAGGCGGCACGCACGCGCGGGTCTGCGCGCACGGCGTCGGGCGTGCCTTCCATCAGCACCTTGCCCTGCTGCATGACGGTGATGGTGTCGGAGATGTCCATGACGATGTCCATGTTGTGCTCGATCAGCACCACGGTGTGGTCGTGCGCGAGCCCACGGATGAGTGCCTTCATGGCGGGCAGGTCGTCCACGCCCATGCCGGAGGTGGGCTCGTCGAGGAAGATCGCGCGGGGCTTGGCGGCGAGTGCCATGCCCACCTCCAGACGGCGCTGCTGGCCGTGCGAGAGCGCGGCGGCAGGTGTGTCAGCCAGGCGCGGCAATTCAAGCCGATCGAGCACGCTGTCAACCGTATCGGCGCAGGCCAGATCGCCTCGCGGCAAGCGCCAGCCATGCATGGCACGACGCGGCGTGGTGCCGAGCGCAGCCAGGCGCAGGTTCTCTCGCACGCTCAAGCTCGGGAACAGGCTCGTCACCTGGAAAGAACGCGCGATGCCGCGCTGCACGCGCTGATAATCCGCTTCACGCGTCACGTCATGGCCATCAAAGACGATGGTGCCGCTGGTGATCATGCGCGTGCCCGTGAGCATGTGGAACAGCGTGGTCTTGCCCGCGCCGTTGGGGCCGATGACGGAGTGCACCGTGCCCGGCATCACGCGCAAGTCCACACCGCCCAGCGCGGTGAACTTGCCGTACTGCTTGACGATGCCGGTGGCTTGCAGGATGGGCGTGGTGCTCATGCGCGTTCCTCCTGAACAGCGGGCGCAGTACGCGGCGCACGCACGCGTTGCCACAGCTTCTGCCCAAGCCCGAACAACCCGCGCTGCATAAAAAGGCTCACCGCAATCAGCAGGAAGCCGAGCAGCATCAGCCAGCGCGGCCACAGGCTGGAGAGCCAGTCCGACAGCAGCACATAAAACGCCGCGCCCAGCACCGACGCAAACACGTTGCCCGTGCCGCCAATCACGGTCATCACCAGGATCATTTCGCTGACGTGGTAGTCGATGTTCGCCAGCGGCGCGATGCCCGTGAGCATGGCGTGTAGCGCGCCAGCCAAGCCAGTGACCGCACCCGAGATGACGAAGGCGAGCAGCTTGAACGCCCGCACGTTGTAGCCGACGGCGAGCGCGCGTTCTTCGTTGTCGCGGATCGCCAGCAGCGTGCGGCCGAACACCGATTCCGTCACACGCTGCACGAGGAAGAACACGATCAGGAACAGCACCGCCACGAATGCATAGAACGCCCACGGCGATGCCGTAAACGCGGGGCGTGGAATGTCGAGCAAACCGTTGTCCCCACCCGTAAGCGACGGCGTGGTGTAGGCCAGGAAGTAGAACATCTGCGAGAAGGCCAGCGTGAGCATGACGAAGTACGTGCCGCGCTGACGGATGGCGAACCACCCCACCGCCGCTGCAACGACTGCGCCCACGACCACTGCCAGCACGATCGCTACCGGCATCGGCAACGACAAC includes:
- a CDS encoding Zn-dependent hydrolase, yielding MTTTHLDTTLRINGARLWSTLMQQASIGATPKGGVRRLALTDLDRQGRDFFVAQAEAAGCTVRVDAIGNVFARRPGRNNALPPVMTGSHIDTQPTGGKFDGNYGVFAGIEVVRTLNDVGIETEAPIEVAVWTNEEGSRFVPVMMGSGAFIGEFALDAVLAAQDRDGVAVGEALRSIGYAGTETVGGRQVGAYFEAHIEQGPVLEAHATTIGVVTGALGQRWYDVVFTGMEAHAGPTPMELRRDALLPAAELVGIANRIALERPPHARATVGCLSVHPDSRNVIPGSVSMTVDLRAADDAVLSDMDAALQAAVAELRTRSGIQIALRQVVYFPPQPFDATLVNAVRNGARQLGLSEMDVISGAGHDAVYLARVAPTAMIFVPCKDGISHNEIEDARPEHLEAGCNVLLHAMLQAAGPI
- a CDS encoding ABC transporter ATP-binding protein — encoded protein: MLDVEDLHGYYGKSHVLQGVALTVGEGELVTLLGRNGAGKSTTLKAIAGVVAPRGHVRFRGKDIAGQPAHRIAAQGLCLVPEHRGIFKLLTVEENLKLGARRDSPWQLADIYRIFPRLHERRRNGGANLSGGEQQMLAIGRALMNHPRLLMLDEPVEGLAPVIVEEIVAQLKVIKQAGVSILLVEQNLEVCTQLADRHVIIEQGRVVYTGSNDDFRADDAIKDRYLGVGLAA
- a CDS encoding branched-chain amino acid ABC transporter permease translates to MQAAFHGFARYRFWWLSLGVTLLLPLVLNSGTLATEVLVYAMAVMACNLLLGYTGLLSFGQGIFFGLGSYAVGVGLTQLSLPMPVAIVLAVVVGAVVAAAVGWFAIRQRGTYFVMLTLAFSQMFYFLAYTTPSLTGGDNGLLDIPRPAFTASPWAFYAFVAVLFLIVFFLVQRVTESVFGRTLLAIRDNEERALAVGYNVRAFKLLAFVISGAVTGLAGALHAMLTGIAPLANIDYHVSEMILVMTVIGGTGNVFASVLGAAFYVLLSDWLSSLWPRWLMLLGFLLIAVSLFMQRGLFGLGQKLWQRVRAPRTAPAVQEERA
- a CDS encoding glutathione S-transferase family protein, which gives rise to MKSANLTTLTISSRNYSSWSMRGWLLAKLSGLPFETVSVPIDASSRAELLLLSPSILVPCLTHEGRKVWDVLAIAEYLNELSPQAKLLPADRHARAHCRAICGEMHSGFSALRSALPMNLRAHFPGFRIWSRAQHDIERITLIWRECLAQYGGPWLFGEISMADAMYAPVVMRFLTYDVKLDPEIAEYCMRVLAHPHVAEWIAGAKAEKEDIDELDMEF
- a CDS encoding M81 family metallopeptidase, which translates into the protein MRILIARFNHETNTFSPVPTPLASFHPRYGADAYRAAKGTRTAAGAFIDLAEAAGAEIVVPVIAGANPSGRVAAEVYTALCDAIVAAAPGCDALMLDLHGAMVAENSDDGEGDLLERLRAVVPDVPITVALDLHGNLTQKFIELADIAVSFKTYPHVDMYETGEHAGRLLFDKLAGRANPVLAWRCLPMVTHTLRSRTDEGAMHRAVALAKQAEKDGMLAVSILAGFGLADIAAPCPSVVVVGNGDAQAADAAAQRIADAIWADREGFVYRSEPLAESIARAADLADGPGNGPVLLLDHGDNCMSGGTCDDMHVLHEALKQGLSGIAVGPVCDPEAVAAMIEAGVGATVTLPVGDKVPLTQLGVYPVSRALTGKVAAISDGEYTITGPTYTGQRIRMGRTALFDIGAAQVIVTETPQEHWDLGIFTHIGVDPHAARFVLLKSRMYCRPVFVPIAKAVVECDGGGVTSSDYSRFPFAALKRPVFPLDAATAS
- a CDS encoding FAD-binding oxidoreductase encodes the protein MRFDTIVLGAGIVGVSVAVHLQQRGRAVALVDRRAPGFETSFGNAGLIQREGVYPYAFPRDLATLLRYAGNRSADVHYHPGDLPRLLPFLWQYWRNSHPARHAAIARAYAPLIAHSVSEHRTLAEAAGATHLIRPSGWIKVFRNAATQDKETRNVERWQREYGVAFEALDPARLRTVEPHLDTSLLGGLRYTEADSVSDPNALVTAYANYFEQIGGQLFEGDANSLTSNAPWLVRSKEGELRADNVVIAMGPWADVVTSRLGYSLPLAVKRGYHMHYAPADGAQLNHPVLDADGGYVLAPMARGIRLTTGAELAHRDAPKTPVQLEAVEPVARKLFPLAERVDAEPWMGARPCTPDMLPIIGQAPHHPSMWFAFGHAHHGLTLGPITGRLIAEMMTGEAPTVDVRPFRAERFWDSVR
- a CDS encoding ABC transporter ATP-binding protein; translated protein: MSTTPILQATGIVKQYGKFTALGGVDLRVMPGTVHSVIGPNGAGKTTLFHMLTGTRMITSGTIVFDGHDVTREADYQRVQRGIARSFQVTSLFPSLSVRENLRLAALGTTPRRAMHGWRLPRGDLACADTVDSVLDRLELPRLADTPAAALSHGQQRRLEVGMALAAKPRAIFLDEPTSGMGVDDLPAMKALIRGLAHDHTVVLIEHNMDIVMDISDTITVMQQGKVLMEGTPDAVRADPRVRAAYLGNMITGGKK
- a CDS encoding RidA family protein, whose amino-acid sequence is MSDIQRLHTNARMSQIVIANGVVHLAGQVPDAAFDFKSITEQTNNILGRIDALLAEAGVDKTRLISANIWLTDAKHFAELNAAWEAWVPAGHAPTRACVQSGLMRPGIDVEIAVTALAKG
- the phaZ gene encoding polyhydroxyalkanoate depolymerase; its protein translation is MNLLAYPLYQWLSECLRPTRAWASFSRLAMAHWPPSTEHPTGRAIDAWLELLECSAITHRRPSFGIDSVEVDGQAVPVVEDTAMQTPFGSLVHFRKATATRQPRVLVAAPLSGHFATLLRGTLRTMLADHDVYVTDWHNARDIPVSAGRFGFDEYVGHLIDFIRHIGPDAHVLAICQPTVAALSAVSLMAADNDPARPASLTLMAGPIDCRVGPTAVNDLANSKPIEWFEKNLIGVVPPGFVGEQRRVYPGFVQLSAFMSMNSDRHVQSFEELYYQRAKGDPTKANTIRAFYDEYLATCDLTAEFYLETVEKVFQQYALPRGELMVSGRLVEPAAIHRTALLTVEGEKDDICAVGQTVAAQDLCSGLPPYLKTHHVQAGVGHYGVFNGSKWEKQIYPIVRATIHDNEPFDSSTTAGDADNAHRVTLWALLNAQASSQAITRGRSRKMAVVH